The Onthophagus taurus isolate NC chromosome 2, IU_Otau_3.0, whole genome shotgun sequence genome includes a window with the following:
- the LOC139432677 gene encoding uncharacterized protein, with product MSTPPCTLLVSSTDIMNVPVKTLHVVCKHLFSRYGLKSVATRGNCVIIALMYTPKNETLKRKFGNLPVQYMRLGVENETEVQMLASVMHKYVFDLSVDGDEQSPQIESHRKNLKRQPPPPPSSSSSSSSSTSQKGMVAINLNDVDDDDDDDADREEEQDSTKKRKVVTFPDDDDGFQACCTQIVVNDDEQCEMKNFLKNRNS from the exons ATGTCTACACCACCATGCACTTTGCTGGTTAGCAGTACTGACATAATGAATGTGCCAGTAAAAACATTACATGTAGTGTGCAAACACCTGTTCTCCCG GTATGGTTTAAAAAGCGTTGCAACAAGGGGGAATTGCGTGATCATCGCACTAATGTATACACCCAAAAATGAGACGCTGAAGAGGAAGTTCGGAAACCTCCCAGTGCAATATATGAGGCTGGGAGTTGAAAATGAAACGGAAGTACAGATGTTGGCATCGGTGATgcataaatatgtttttgatttaagTGTTGATGGGGATGAGCAATCCCCCCAAATTGAAAGTCATCGAAAAAATCTCAAGAGAcaaccaccaccaccaccatcatcatcatcatcatcatcatcatcaacatCACAAAAAGGAATGGTTGCAATTAATTTGAATGatgttgatgatgatgatgatgatgatgctGATCGAGAAGAAGAGCAAGACAGTACTAAAAAGAGGAAAGTAGTCACGTTTCCGGATGACGATGATGGCTTTCAAGCTTGTTGTACTCAAATAGTGGTAAATGATGATGAACAAtgtgaaatgaaaaattttttaaaaaatagaaatagttaa